AGGGCGAAGGCCGCAGTGGCGTAGTGGGCCACCACCGCCTCGTGCACGTGGATCGCACCCTTGGGAGTACCCGCGGTGCCGCTGGTGAAGTGCAGCAGCGCCGTCTCCTGCGGGTCGGTGTCCGGGATCGTGAAGTCCTCGGACGCCTGTGCCAGCAGCGCGTCGAACGAACGGGTACCCGGCAGCGGCTCGGGGCACGGGCCGACGATCAGTACCTGTTCCAGCTGCGGCAACTGCTCGCGCCGGGCCGCCACCTTGCGCCGGTAGAGGTCCTCGGTCGTCACCAGTACCCGTACGCCGCCCAGCCGCAGGCGCTCCTCCACCGGGACCGGACCGAAGGCGGGAAAGAGCGGGCAGAACACCGAGGTGTTCTTCAGGGTCCCGAGCACGGACACGTACAGCTCCGGGCAGCGAGTCAGCAGCGAGGCGAACCGGTCGCCGCGGCCTGCGCCCAGTGAGCGCAGCACGTTCGCGAAGCGGTTCGTCCAGCGGGCCAGCTCGTCGTAGGTCACCGTACTGACCCGCCGGTCCACGGCGACGCAGCGCAGCGCGTTCGCCGCGTCCGGCGGCGACGTGCCGGTCGACCGCCTCGTACGCGACGTCGAGCCCCCGACCGCCCGGCAGCCCGTCGAGCGCCTCCCGCGCCGACTCCCACGAGAATTCGCGCCGGGCCCGCTCGTAGTCGGCGAGATTTGGCGCGGCTCCCGGCACCGGCCGAACACGAATGGCCTCGGATTCCATGGCCGCTCCCTTCCGGGTCGCCGACAGGGCCTCCTCCAGCCTGACAGACAGGGGACCGCCCGGGCTGGGGGCGCGGCGTGGACGTGGGACGCACGCACCCTGCCGAGCCGAGGAGGCCTGCATCAGGCCGTCGAACGGCCCGAGGCCCGGTGGCGCCGGCGCGCCCCCGAAAACCCCCCTGAGCACCTCCGACCCACGAGCCGGGTAGGGGCCGTGCTGGCCGCCCCCGCTCCGGTGCCGGCGTTCGGGCGACGGATGCCGCTCCCGGGGACGCCTTCGGTGACCCGCCGGCGCAGGAGGTCCTGCACCTGGGTGGGCCGGTCACGACGGGAGCGGACCCGTTCGGCCCTGTCGCCGGCACCGGATGCGGGGCAGGCTCACGGTAGGACCGAAGACCGGTCCCGCGCCTCCCGGTCGCTCTGCTCGCGGCGACGCGTTCCCGGACCTGGCTGTCGAGGCAGGCCCGCAACCGAAGGGAGCCGACATGACCGCCCTGATAGCGGTCCTGGTGGTGCTCGTCATCCTGGTCCTGATCGCGCTCGCGATGTCGATCCGCATCGTCCGGCAGTACGAAAAGGGGGTCGTCTTCCGGTTCGGCCGGATCACCGGAGCACGCGACCCGGGACTGCGCCTGATCATCCCGTTCGCCGACGTCATGCACCACATCTCACTGCGGATCGTCACCATGCCGATCCAGTCCCAGGGCATCATCACCCGCGACAACGTCAGCGTCGACGTCTCCGCCGTCGCCTACTTCCGCGTCGTGGACGCCATCAAGTCGGTCGTCGCCATCGAGAACGTGAACTCCGCGATCAACCAGATCGCCCAGACGACCCTGCGCAAGGTCGTCGGCCGGCACACCCTGGACGAGACCCTGTCCGAGACCGACCGCATCAACCTGGACATCCGCCAGATCCTGGACGTCACCACGACCGAATGGGGCGTGGACGTCACCCTGGTCGAACTCAAGGACATCCAACTGCCCGACACCATGAAGCGCGCGATGGCCAAGCAGGCCGAAGCCGAGCGGGAGAAGCGCGCCAAGATCATCAGTGCGCAGGGAGAGGCCCTGGCCGCCTCCGCACTCGGCGAAGCCTCCGACACGATGATGGCCCACCCGCTCGCCCTCCAACTGCGCAACCTGCAGAGCCTCGTCGAGATCGCCGTCGACAAGAACAGCACCGTCGTCTTCCCTGCACCCCTGATGAGCACCATCGGCGAACTCGGCTCCTTCCTCTCCCGCGAGGCGACCGCCGCCGCCGCTCCCGCACCACACCCACGCCCGGACACCCCGGACACCCAACTCGCGACCAAGTCCGTTCACCTACCTGCTCCCGACCCCGTTCACGTACCGGCGCCCAACGGGGCGACCAGGACCCCGTAGCCGTCACCGTCCCCTTCCGGCCGAGGCCGAGGGGACACGGCCTTCGCCGGAGACCGGTGCAGGGCATCGCACGGAGGGCCCACGAGAAGATGACGCAGCCGTTCCACACACCGCACCACGGGCCTCACCGCCTTGCCGAGCGCTGGAAAGCCGCGGCGGCCGACCGCCGCGCCCGGGCCGCCGCCCGGCGGTGGCGGCACTTCGGCACCGAGCCGCGCTGGGCACGCAGCGATCTGCCGGCCCGACGGCTACTCGGACGGATCTTCGTCCCGTTCTTCCTGCTCGGGGCCATCGTCTTCACGTTGCTTGCGGCGAACGCACTGCCCGCACCGCGCGCCGACCGTGCGTTCTTCACGGGCCTCGCCGTGCTGTGCGCCGTGTCCACCGTC
The sequence above is a segment of the Kitasatospora sp. NBC_00240 genome. Coding sequences within it:
- a CDS encoding slipin family protein, which encodes MTALIAVLVVLVILVLIALAMSIRIVRQYEKGVVFRFGRITGARDPGLRLIIPFADVMHHISLRIVTMPIQSQGIITRDNVSVDVSAVAYFRVVDAIKSVVAIENVNSAINQIAQTTLRKVVGRHTLDETLSETDRINLDIRQILDVTTTEWGVDVTLVELKDIQLPDTMKRAMAKQAEAEREKRAKIISAQGEALAASALGEASDTMMAHPLALQLRNLQSLVEIAVDKNSTVVFPAPLMSTIGELGSFLSREATAAAAPAPHPRPDTPDTQLATKSVHLPAPDPVHVPAPNGATRTP